From Desulfosoma caldarium, the proteins below share one genomic window:
- a CDS encoding IMP cyclohydrolase produces MEAVRQALLSVTDKTGLVPFAQGLVRHGVRLLSTGGTARVLKEAGIPLREVSDYTGFPEMLDGRVKTLQPKIHGGILAMRDRPEHMETLAAHGIEPIDMVVVNLYAFEETVSDPKCRFEDAIENIDIGGPALIRAAAKNHAHVVVVTDPEDYAAVLQEMDAHGGKVSAATRLRLAAKAFCLTHRYDGAICRYLEGR; encoded by the coding sequence ATGGAGGCCGTTAGACAGGCATTGCTCAGTGTCACGGACAAGACGGGCCTGGTGCCCTTCGCCCAAGGTTTGGTGAGGCATGGGGTGCGGCTGTTGTCCACGGGCGGTACGGCCAGGGTACTCAAAGAAGCCGGAATTCCTCTTCGGGAGGTTTCGGATTACACGGGGTTTCCCGAGATGCTGGACGGTCGCGTGAAGACGCTGCAACCCAAGATTCACGGGGGCATTTTGGCCATGAGGGATCGGCCCGAGCACATGGAGACTTTGGCAGCGCACGGCATTGAACCCATCGACATGGTGGTGGTGAATCTCTACGCCTTTGAAGAGACCGTTTCGGACCCCAAGTGCCGCTTTGAAGATGCCATTGAAAACATCGACATCGGGGGTCCGGCGCTCATTCGCGCCGCCGCAAAGAACCATGCCCATGTGGTGGTGGTCACGGACCCTGAGGACTACGCGGCGGTGCTTCAGGAGATGGATGCCCATGGTGGAAAGGTTTCAGCGGCGACGCGCTTGCGCTTGGCCGCCAAGGCTTTTTGCCTCACCCATCGATACGACGGGGCCATCTGCCGTTATCTTGAAGGCCGGTAG
- the purD gene encoding phosphoribosylamine--glycine ligase, protein MKILVVGSGGRDHAIAWKFAQSDRVKKVYVAHGNAGISQTAQCVDAKTPEEIVAFAQRESIDLTFVGPEKPLSAGIVDLFERHGLPIIGPNRQASRLESSKCDTKLMLKALGIPVPEFAVFSDPDAARAYVRSVGYPVVVKADGLAAGKGSLVCDDVAAAEAAIHDIMEARIFGDAGSRVDIEKRLYGRELSFFCFSDGYTLVPMVAAQDYKRARDNDEGKNTGGMGSYSPHPWLDDALVETIMSRVARPLIDGIREKHGLLYRGVLYLGLMLVQEPAGITPYVLEINIRLGDPEAQVILPRLKTDLVDICEAILAGRLQDVPLSWDSRYRLCLIAVSGRTKGKKGWYKGYPDRYKIGVPIHGLDAVDPQCLVFHSGTGWGNNGTLVTTGGRVFGIVSSGETLAEARAVAYREMEKVSFEGMYYRKDIGKD, encoded by the coding sequence ATGAAGATACTTGTTGTGGGCAGCGGCGGCAGGGATCATGCCATTGCATGGAAATTCGCACAAAGTGATCGGGTGAAAAAGGTTTATGTGGCCCATGGCAACGCCGGCATCTCGCAAACAGCCCAGTGCGTGGATGCAAAAACCCCGGAAGAAATTGTGGCCTTTGCCCAAAGGGAAAGCATCGATTTGACCTTCGTGGGACCGGAAAAACCTCTTTCGGCGGGCATTGTGGATCTGTTTGAGCGCCACGGCTTGCCGATTATCGGGCCCAATCGTCAAGCCAGCCGGCTGGAATCGAGCAAATGTGACACCAAGCTGATGCTAAAGGCTTTGGGGATTCCGGTGCCGGAATTTGCCGTGTTTTCAGACCCCGACGCCGCCCGAGCCTATGTGCGTTCCGTGGGTTATCCCGTGGTGGTCAAGGCCGACGGATTGGCGGCGGGTAAGGGTTCTTTGGTGTGCGATGATGTGGCCGCAGCGGAAGCGGCCATTCACGACATCATGGAGGCGCGAATTTTCGGTGACGCCGGATCGCGCGTGGACATCGAAAAGCGCCTCTACGGCCGTGAACTGTCCTTTTTCTGCTTTTCTGACGGCTATACTCTGGTGCCCATGGTGGCCGCCCAGGACTACAAGCGCGCCCGCGACAACGACGAGGGAAAAAACACCGGTGGTATGGGATCCTATTCCCCTCACCCCTGGTTGGATGACGCCCTGGTGGAAACCATCATGAGCCGGGTTGCCAGGCCCTTAATTGACGGCATTCGAGAGAAGCACGGCCTGCTCTACCGCGGCGTCCTCTACCTCGGCCTCATGCTCGTGCAGGAACCCGCTGGCATCACGCCCTACGTGCTGGAGATCAACATTCGCTTGGGGGACCCGGAGGCTCAGGTCATTCTGCCTCGACTGAAAACCGACCTCGTGGACATCTGCGAAGCCATCCTGGCCGGTCGCCTTCAGGATGTGCCCTTGTCCTGGGATTCACGGTACCGCTTGTGCTTGATTGCTGTCAGTGGTCGAACCAAGGGCAAAAAAGGCTGGTATAAAGGCTATCCGGATCGTTACAAAATCGGTGTGCCCATTCACGGTTTAGATGCCGTAGATCCCCAATGTTTGGTGTTCCATTCGGGCACGGGCTGGGGTAACAACGGAACGTTGGTGACCACGGGAGGCCGAGTCTTTGGGATTGTGAGTTCAGGTGAGACCTTGGCCGAAGCGCGAGCCGTGGCCTATCGAGAGATGGAAAAAGTCTCTTTTGAAGGCATGTATTACCGAAAAGACATTGGCAAGGATTGA
- a CDS encoding sensor histidine kinase produces the protein MLKSSFGTKIFVAIVGVSAATLVITGGFLYWHGTALLRLKSTEELFTASNAIAYYMEHNLEDVLRQLEACPFSWAQQREGARGGSWPDKETAIKESFSEYASQLFRDFPWIAAVALRNEIGKILLCHGEENLLSPSLGPCDPIALLPKGCLLRGPETKSTRRVYVELGLSRIREAHPRSLAWTFVVDVSALATSAPVPSRLLNEMMVVLGRSGQAEASVVKEARWADTRLREQLTSKLGQMFLESRDVEPGPMAVEGQKILVASSFLPKLRWPLVMAVPEKSAGMSASALLKTALWACGLGIVLSLGVSWFVASHLIRPLRRLQEAFREFSQGNWNVQVPVTSGDEIAELTDGFNQGVVFVTTQHRKLKRLQTLVHQTQDAVVLCSSKGSLVYANPSAYAFFGFQRREDTVLARLHDRVCAVDRERFDQTVWPSMLEGPWEGEIHFCRQDGKVQLGWLRGGSVSDEAGNAPFVYAIIRDISDRKAAEEALRNAEEYYRTVFRTSPDAIVVTNPSEVIVDVNEPGFPNVFGYERHEILGRPIGDLLAEEIDGTASLLSALKGSGRITVKWRRKDGSVFLGEATQGALKDAKDVWRGSVRVIRDVSEREALLERLEQTNQELKSLDELKDKFLAGVSHDLRTPLIPVRAFLEKLLQGKWGPLTARQEEFLRYCLIGVSREMILVEELLDYTRLKSGSLTLRKENVDLQDVLRASLFLLRILAETNRLTVAVDLPLDPVPIVGDYNKLLRIFHNLFSNAVKYNRPGGHVTVRGAWESPRRFRVAVEDSGIGIPQEDLRRIFDDFYRVGMSGTPVRGSGIGLAVVRELVHLHGAELDVQSTVGVGSVFSITFPVMEDSEIDVALSVD, from the coding sequence ATGCTCAAGTCATCCTTCGGGACAAAAATCTTTGTGGCCATTGTGGGCGTGAGCGCCGCGACTTTGGTGATCACGGGCGGCTTTCTTTACTGGCATGGAACCGCCCTGCTTCGACTCAAGAGCACCGAAGAGCTCTTCACGGCATCGAATGCTATCGCCTATTACATGGAGCACAACCTGGAGGACGTGCTTCGTCAGCTGGAAGCTTGCCCCTTTTCCTGGGCTCAACAACGTGAAGGTGCTCGAGGGGGCTCATGGCCAGACAAGGAGACCGCGATCAAGGAATCTTTTTCGGAATACGCAAGCCAGCTTTTCCGAGACTTTCCCTGGATTGCGGCCGTGGCGCTTCGAAATGAAATCGGAAAAATCCTCTTATGCCATGGCGAAGAGAACTTACTGAGTCCATCCCTTGGCCCGTGCGATCCCATTGCTCTACTTCCCAAAGGTTGTTTGCTTCGAGGTCCTGAAACGAAGAGCACGCGAAGGGTCTATGTGGAGTTGGGGCTGAGCCGAATTCGTGAGGCCCACCCCAGGTCCCTCGCCTGGACCTTTGTCGTGGACGTGTCTGCCCTGGCCACGTCGGCCCCTGTGCCCTCGAGACTCCTGAACGAGATGATGGTGGTGCTGGGCAGGTCGGGCCAAGCCGAGGCTTCGGTCGTCAAAGAGGCCCGCTGGGCGGACACACGGCTTCGAGAGCAGCTCACGTCGAAGCTCGGCCAGATGTTTCTCGAGAGTCGAGATGTGGAGCCGGGCCCTATGGCGGTGGAAGGTCAGAAGATTCTGGTGGCGTCCAGTTTCTTGCCGAAATTGCGCTGGCCGCTGGTTATGGCCGTGCCGGAAAAGAGTGCCGGCATGTCGGCTTCGGCCTTGTTAAAGACGGCCCTGTGGGCCTGTGGCTTGGGGATCGTCTTGTCCCTGGGGGTGTCCTGGTTTGTCGCTTCGCATCTTATTCGCCCTCTTCGACGCTTACAGGAAGCGTTTCGAGAATTCAGCCAAGGGAACTGGAACGTTCAGGTGCCGGTGACTTCAGGCGACGAAATCGCCGAACTGACCGATGGATTCAACCAGGGCGTGGTGTTTGTCACCACGCAGCACCGAAAGCTCAAACGCCTTCAAACGCTCGTGCATCAGACACAGGACGCCGTGGTGCTGTGCTCGTCCAAAGGCAGTTTGGTCTATGCCAATCCGTCGGCGTATGCTTTTTTCGGCTTTCAGCGCCGGGAGGACACGGTCCTTGCACGACTTCACGACAGGGTCTGTGCTGTGGATCGAGAGCGCTTTGACCAGACCGTGTGGCCCAGCATGCTTGAGGGCCCATGGGAAGGGGAAATTCACTTCTGTCGTCAGGATGGCAAGGTTCAATTGGGGTGGCTTCGTGGCGGCAGCGTGTCCGATGAAGCGGGGAATGCTCCCTTTGTCTACGCCATTATTCGCGATATTTCCGATCGCAAGGCGGCCGAAGAGGCGCTTCGGAATGCCGAGGAATACTATCGCACGGTGTTTCGCACCAGCCCGGACGCCATTGTGGTCACCAATCCCTCGGAAGTCATCGTGGATGTCAACGAACCGGGCTTTCCAAATGTTTTCGGCTATGAACGCCACGAAATTCTTGGTCGACCTATCGGCGATCTTCTGGCGGAAGAGATAGACGGCACCGCCTCCCTTCTTTCGGCGCTCAAAGGATCCGGACGCATCACCGTCAAGTGGCGCCGTAAGGACGGCTCCGTTTTTCTGGGCGAAGCCACTCAGGGTGCCCTCAAGGACGCCAAGGATGTGTGGCGAGGCTCTGTTCGCGTCATTCGCGATGTGAGCGAACGCGAAGCTCTTTTGGAAAGACTGGAGCAGACCAATCAGGAACTCAAGAGCTTGGATGAGTTGAAAGACAAGTTCTTAGCTGGAGTCAGCCACGATCTGCGCACGCCGCTCATTCCCGTGCGGGCTTTTTTGGAAAAACTCCTTCAGGGCAAATGGGGACCACTCACGGCAAGGCAGGAAGAATTCCTTCGTTACTGCTTGATCGGCGTGAGCCGAGAAATGATTCTCGTGGAAGAACTGCTGGATTATACGCGGCTGAAATCGGGAAGTCTTACCCTGCGCAAGGAAAATGTAGACCTTCAGGACGTGCTTCGCGCCAGCCTTTTTCTACTTAGGATCCTCGCGGAGACCAACCGGCTCACCGTTGCAGTGGACCTGCCCTTGGACCCCGTGCCCATTGTCGGCGACTACAACAAGCTTCTTCGCATCTTTCACAACCTCTTTTCCAATGCCGTCAAGTACAACCGACCGGGAGGCCATGTGACGGTTCGAGGGGCCTGGGAAAGCCCTCGACGATTTCGCGTGGCCGTGGAAGATTCCGGCATTGGCATTCCCCAGGAAGACCTGCGGCGCATTTTTGACGATTTTTACCGTGTGGGGATGAGCGGGACTCCGGTGCGAGGATCCGGAATCGGGCTGGCGGTCGTGCGGGAACTGGTGCACCTGCACGGCGCCGAGTTGGATGTGCAAAGCACTGTGGGTGTGGGCAGCGTTTTCTCCATCACGTTTCCGGTGATGGAGGATTCCGAGATCGACGTTGCGCTGTCCGTGGATTAA
- the purE gene encoding 5-(carboxyamino)imidazole ribonucleotide mutase: MVTMTTAKKPLVGVLMGSDSDLPVMEGAFEVLRKFGVPFEAAILSAHRTPEQAAQYAATAAERGLQVIIAAAGWAAHLAGVLASKTILPVIGVPVDSSPLHGMDALLSTVQMPPGIPVATMAIGQGGARNAALFAVQILALCHDDLTKALKRYRADMAAEVLAKNAKVDASVRVEGL, translated from the coding sequence ATGGTGACCATGACGACGGCAAAGAAACCTTTGGTCGGCGTTTTGATGGGAAGCGACTCGGATCTTCCTGTGATGGAAGGAGCTTTTGAGGTACTTCGAAAGTTTGGGGTTCCCTTTGAAGCGGCCATTCTTTCAGCGCATCGAACTCCAGAACAGGCGGCGCAGTATGCAGCCACGGCGGCGGAAAGGGGCCTCCAAGTGATCATCGCCGCCGCGGGCTGGGCGGCTCATCTGGCAGGCGTGCTGGCCTCTAAGACCATCCTCCCTGTGATCGGCGTTCCTGTAGATTCCTCACCCCTTCACGGTATGGACGCCTTGTTGTCCACCGTGCAGATGCCGCCGGGCATTCCCGTGGCCACCATGGCCATCGGGCAAGGGGGGGCGCGCAATGCTGCTTTGTTTGCCGTGCAAATTCTGGCCCTTTGCCATGACGACCTGACGAAAGCCTTGAAGCGTTACAGGGCGGACATGGCCGCGGAGGTTTTGGCCAAGAACGCCAAGGTGGACGCGTCGGTGAGGGTTGAGGGGCTATGA
- a CDS encoding UDP-glucose dehydrogenase family protein, which produces MKIAVIGTGYVGLVSGTCFAEFGHQVACIDIDTQKIQRLREGLVPIYEPGLQPMVEKNCAAGRLSFSSDFDPFVGEADVIFIAVGTPASRRGDGYADLSYVFDAARAIAPRLRDYTVVVNKSTVPVGTARQVARIIAQENPHAHFDVASNPEFLREGAAIADFMRPDRVVLGVESPQAEERLRAIYRPLYLIETPFVVTTIETAELIKYASNAFLATKISFINEMANLCEEVGADVHAVAKGMGLDGRIGRKFLHPGPGYGGSCFPKDTLALLRIAQEHGVACRIVEAVVEVNAAQKARMVRKIRAALGGTEAGKIIAVLGLAFKPETDDMREAPALTIIPALTEHGAIVRAHDPQAMKEAAKLLPEVQYCSSPYEACEGAHCVVLVTEWNEYRALDLPRIKSLLAEPVFVDLRNVYEPHQMKALGFRYECVGRKGPIKNVPG; this is translated from the coding sequence ATGAAAATAGCGGTGATCGGCACCGGCTACGTGGGGTTGGTCAGCGGGACCTGTTTTGCGGAATTCGGTCACCAGGTTGCGTGTATCGATATCGACACGCAAAAGATTCAGCGACTGCGCGAAGGCCTCGTTCCCATTTACGAACCTGGGCTTCAACCCATGGTGGAAAAGAACTGCGCCGCCGGCAGGTTGTCGTTTTCTTCGGATTTCGACCCTTTTGTCGGGGAAGCTGACGTGATTTTCATCGCCGTGGGCACACCGGCGTCTCGCCGCGGAGACGGCTATGCGGATCTCTCCTACGTGTTTGACGCGGCTCGAGCCATTGCGCCGCGGCTGAGGGACTACACTGTGGTGGTCAACAAGAGCACCGTGCCGGTGGGCACAGCCAGACAAGTGGCCCGCATCATTGCCCAGGAAAACCCTCACGCCCATTTCGATGTGGCCAGTAACCCCGAGTTCTTGCGGGAAGGTGCGGCCATTGCCGATTTCATGCGCCCCGACCGGGTCGTTCTCGGGGTGGAAAGCCCTCAAGCAGAAGAGCGCCTTCGAGCCATTTACAGGCCTCTTTATCTGATCGAAACCCCTTTTGTGGTCACCACCATCGAAACGGCGGAACTGATCAAATATGCCTCCAATGCCTTTTTGGCCACCAAGATCAGTTTCATCAACGAAATGGCGAACCTTTGCGAAGAAGTGGGAGCCGACGTGCATGCGGTCGCCAAGGGCATGGGCTTGGACGGGCGCATCGGGCGAAAGTTTCTGCATCCGGGTCCAGGCTACGGGGGATCCTGCTTTCCCAAAGACACCTTGGCCCTGCTGAGAATCGCTCAGGAACACGGGGTCGCCTGTCGAATTGTGGAAGCGGTCGTGGAAGTCAACGCCGCCCAAAAGGCTCGCATGGTTCGAAAGATTCGCGCCGCCCTCGGCGGTACGGAAGCGGGAAAGATCATCGCGGTCCTTGGGTTGGCCTTTAAACCCGAAACCGATGACATGCGGGAAGCCCCCGCCTTGACCATCATTCCGGCACTTACGGAACACGGAGCCATCGTGCGGGCCCACGATCCTCAGGCCATGAAAGAAGCCGCTAAACTGCTTCCGGAAGTGCAGTACTGCTCGTCGCCCTACGAAGCCTGCGAGGGCGCGCACTGTGTTGTGCTCGTCACCGAATGGAACGAATACCGAGCCTTGGATCTTCCGCGCATCAAGAGCCTTTTGGCCGAACCCGTTTTCGTGGACTTGCGCAATGTGTACGAACCCCACCAGATGAAGGCCTTGGGTTTTCGCTACGAGTGTGTGGGCCGAAAGGGACCGATCAAGAACGTTCCCGGCTGA
- the mraY gene encoding phospho-N-acetylmuramoyl-pentapeptide-transferase, whose product MIYELANLILDSWPAFSFLRLINYLTFRAIMAALTAAAFMFIFSRPFILYMHRRGFQDQSRETGLSTHDKSGTPTMGGVLIVSAVVFSMGLWGNWRNPFLQWPMIAMLWHALMGFADDYFKIVRKSGNKGLSEPTKLALQSLFSAGFAWIMVGPLSPVGPDMAVRVYVPFVKVPLFTLHPFIYALFIFLFVIFVSNAVNITDGLDGLAITPSLFVMGVLGVFAYVQGNTIYSAYLFYPYLKGAGELTVFGAAFVGAGLGFLWYNAYPAQIFMGDTGSLAIGGTIAVVSVLLKQEFLFPILGGLFVVEALTSQIQDKIGVRWLGRRLFYRAPLHHDLQHRGIAETKVVIRLWIISGLLAFVALSTLKIR is encoded by the coding sequence ATGATTTACGAGCTGGCGAACCTTATCCTGGACTCATGGCCCGCCTTTTCGTTTTTGAGGCTGATCAATTACCTCACCTTTCGGGCCATTATGGCGGCCCTGACCGCTGCGGCTTTTATGTTCATTTTCAGCCGACCCTTTATTCTCTACATGCACCGAAGGGGGTTTCAGGATCAGAGTCGAGAGACGGGCCTTTCCACCCATGACAAGAGCGGCACGCCCACCATGGGCGGGGTTTTGATTGTCAGTGCCGTGGTGTTTTCCATGGGCCTATGGGGAAATTGGCGCAATCCCTTTTTGCAATGGCCCATGATAGCCATGCTTTGGCATGCCCTCATGGGTTTTGCGGACGATTATTTCAAGATCGTTCGAAAGAGCGGCAACAAGGGGCTGTCGGAACCGACCAAATTGGCCCTGCAAAGCCTTTTCAGTGCAGGTTTTGCCTGGATCATGGTGGGACCCCTTTCTCCGGTGGGTCCCGATATGGCCGTGCGCGTCTATGTCCCCTTTGTCAAGGTTCCCCTCTTTACCCTGCACCCCTTCATTTATGCCCTTTTCATTTTTCTTTTCGTCATCTTTGTTTCCAATGCCGTCAACATCACCGATGGACTGGACGGATTGGCCATCACACCGTCTTTGTTCGTCATGGGGGTGCTTGGAGTGTTTGCCTATGTGCAGGGCAACACCATTTATTCGGCCTACCTTTTCTACCCCTACCTCAAAGGGGCGGGGGAACTGACGGTTTTTGGGGCGGCTTTTGTGGGGGCCGGATTGGGGTTTCTATGGTACAATGCCTACCCAGCACAGATTTTCATGGGCGATACGGGCTCTTTGGCCATCGGCGGTACCATCGCGGTCGTTTCTGTTCTCTTGAAACAGGAATTTCTCTTTCCCATCCTGGGAGGGCTTTTCGTAGTCGAAGCCTTGACCAGCCAGATTCAGGATAAGATCGGGGTTCGATGGTTGGGACGCCGCCTTTTTTACCGAGCGCCCCTGCACCACGATTTACAACATCGCGGTATCGCGGAAACCAAGGTGGTCATTCGCCTCTGGATCATCTCCGGCCTGTTGGCGTTCGTGGCCCTTTCGACGCTCAAGATTCGATAA
- a CDS encoding glycosyltransferase, with protein sequence MIYWLIPVLGLMTGLCASGWWCARRWRKEWSGPRRVVLTGGGTGGHVNPALAIAEAIKKREPETRFLYVGVAGKAEAVIVKRAGLPLRFVSSRGFPGFRPSLALVHFGVAITWGTLQSLGILMRFRPHWIIATGGYVSAPMVMAGFVLKALGIGPVKIFLHEQNSVPGQMNLLLGRYADRVLLTFPQTLADFPKNGSVVGYPVRHSILEIPREEARQKLSFSLPERRRVVFVFGGSQGARTINRAVVEALSALAPHRDRIFVIHSMGLAASEDYHAVKDTEALLKARYGEDTVASFSDFYYRQDYFHRIAEIYAVSDLVVCRSGAGSLNELARLGKPSLLIPKANLPGDHQVMNARAMKRAGAAEVLFEDTVFEKGELRDRLDGEVLAAKILELLADEAKLKEMSERCRRFFRKQAAARIVSELYGDRSFDNGWNCQALESFSPLLSHQQLLRRLQEAYNADPLGYDPEQIQGISEDLAYYRYRAAALLVNPSWALRNLGVKLIGLTRYQEKTATLVHMLLDRTPASRLERWFGGDFRQVGFIRRNAVHALMVMNRMDPLVEEAIMAAMEDPYYEVRAQACRAVSHFGKYLAGKESWLKAVLEKLEDRCFEVKVEAARALGEVGTDGRAMEALLNLGEAFHWQVRNAALMGVRRLLERQVIWPCEELSEKLGRFILTAPDFRPHFVIRENYNAVMRLCHRFGSARSATAQAKPDVAVGKKT encoded by the coding sequence TTGATTTATTGGCTGATTCCAGTTCTGGGGCTCATGACGGGGCTTTGCGCCTCGGGGTGGTGGTGTGCTCGACGGTGGCGAAAAGAATGGTCAGGGCCCAGGCGGGTTGTGCTCACGGGTGGAGGCACGGGAGGGCACGTGAACCCGGCTTTGGCCATCGCGGAAGCCATCAAGAAGCGAGAACCGGAAACGCGATTTCTCTACGTGGGTGTGGCCGGCAAGGCCGAAGCCGTCATCGTGAAAAGGGCGGGTTTGCCCTTGCGGTTTGTGTCCTCTCGAGGATTTCCGGGATTTCGACCGTCCCTGGCTTTGGTGCACTTTGGGGTCGCCATCACGTGGGGGACTCTGCAGTCCTTAGGAATACTGATGCGGTTTCGGCCCCATTGGATTATTGCCACGGGAGGCTACGTGAGCGCTCCCATGGTCATGGCCGGTTTTGTGCTCAAAGCCCTCGGCATTGGCCCGGTGAAAATCTTTCTTCACGAACAAAACAGTGTACCTGGTCAAATGAATCTCCTTTTGGGGCGCTACGCGGACCGTGTGCTGCTTACCTTTCCTCAAACCCTCGCCGACTTTCCCAAGAACGGTTCCGTCGTAGGATACCCCGTTCGCCACTCCATTCTGGAGATTCCCAGGGAGGAAGCTCGCCAAAAGTTGTCTTTTTCCCTTCCCGAAAGACGCCGCGTGGTCTTTGTTTTTGGCGGCTCTCAAGGGGCTCGAACCATCAACCGGGCTGTGGTGGAGGCCCTGTCCGCGCTGGCGCCGCATCGCGACCGGATTTTTGTCATTCACAGCATGGGCCTGGCCGCCTCGGAAGACTACCATGCCGTGAAGGATACGGAAGCCTTGCTCAAGGCCCGCTACGGCGAGGACACCGTGGCGTCTTTCAGCGATTTTTATTACCGTCAAGACTACTTTCATCGCATCGCCGAAATCTATGCGGTCAGCGACCTGGTCGTGTGCCGCAGCGGGGCCGGAAGCCTGAACGAACTGGCCCGGCTGGGTAAGCCGTCCTTGCTCATTCCCAAAGCCAACCTACCCGGCGACCACCAGGTCATGAATGCGAGGGCCATGAAAAGGGCTGGAGCGGCCGAGGTGCTGTTTGAAGATACGGTATTTGAAAAGGGAGAACTTCGCGATCGTCTCGACGGGGAAGTTCTCGCGGCGAAAATTTTGGAGCTCCTGGCCGACGAGGCCAAACTCAAGGAAATGTCCGAACGATGCCGCCGGTTTTTCAGAAAACAAGCGGCGGCCCGAATCGTGAGCGAATTGTACGGCGATCGGTCTTTTGACAACGGCTGGAATTGTCAAGCCCTGGAATCCTTTTCTCCTCTTCTCAGTCATCAGCAGCTTTTACGCCGCTTGCAAGAGGCCTACAATGCGGACCCCTTGGGGTACGATCCCGAACAGATTCAGGGGATTTCAGAAGACTTGGCCTATTATCGGTATAGGGCTGCGGCGCTTCTGGTGAATCCCTCGTGGGCTTTGCGAAACCTTGGCGTCAAGCTCATCGGCCTGACGCGATACCAGGAAAAGACGGCCACCCTAGTGCACATGCTCTTGGATCGGACGCCGGCTTCGCGCCTGGAGCGTTGGTTTGGCGGAGACTTTCGGCAGGTGGGCTTTATTCGTCGCAATGCCGTTCATGCCTTGATGGTCATGAATCGTATGGATCCTTTGGTGGAGGAGGCGATCATGGCCGCCATGGAAGACCCTTATTACGAGGTGAGGGCTCAGGCATGCCGCGCTGTGTCTCACTTCGGCAAATATTTGGCGGGCAAGGAATCGTGGCTCAAAGCTGTTTTGGAAAAACTTGAGGATCGATGTTTCGAGGTCAAGGTGGAGGCGGCACGGGCCCTTGGCGAAGTGGGGACCGACGGCCGAGCCATGGAAGCGCTCTTGAATCTCGGCGAAGCCTTTCACTGGCAGGTGCGCAATGCGGCTCTCATGGGAGTGCGCCGCCTTCTGGAAAGGCAGGTGATTTGGCCATGCGAAGAACTATCTGAAAAGCTCGGTCGATTTATTTTGACCGCCCCTGACTTTCGTCCCCACTTTGTCATTCGTGAAAACTACAATGCGGTCATGCGCCTGTGCCACCGTTTCGGCTCGGCGCGTTCTGCTACCGCACAGGCCAAACCCGACGTCGCTGTGGGAAAAAAGACATGA
- a CDS encoding L-threonylcarbamoyladenylate synthase, with protein sequence MMASPRRWISPFARIPKELEEVLRRGGVVIYPTETVYGLGGDPQHAAVIERIQNLKGRPVHKPFPLIVADREAVRHWVQWHRDPLDRIAERFWPGPLTLVLQAASNVPQGLQSAEGTVAVRVSAHPVATLMAKACGGALVATSANLSGEPPVSSPAELSRALLDAVDGLVDGGTLPPSPPSTLVAVTFHEEGFSWKVLRQGAVSAETLALFFQGENVAATMEDL encoded by the coding sequence ATGATGGCGTCCCCTCGGCGATGGATATCCCCCTTTGCCCGGATACCGAAGGAACTGGAGGAGGTGCTGCGCCGTGGTGGGGTGGTGATCTATCCCACAGAAACGGTCTACGGCCTGGGCGGGGACCCTCAACATGCCGCCGTCATTGAAAGAATCCAAAACCTCAAGGGCCGGCCTGTGCACAAACCCTTTCCCCTCATCGTGGCGGATCGGGAGGCGGTGCGGCACTGGGTGCAGTGGCACCGCGATCCTCTGGATCGCATTGCGGAACGCTTTTGGCCCGGTCCTTTGACCTTGGTGTTGCAAGCTGCTTCCAATGTCCCGCAAGGCTTGCAGTCGGCGGAAGGCACCGTGGCCGTTCGCGTGAGTGCGCATCCTGTGGCGACCCTGATGGCCAAAGCTTGTGGCGGTGCTCTGGTGGCAACCAGCGCCAATCTTTCCGGAGAACCCCCGGTTTCAAGCCCCGCCGAACTCTCCCGTGCCCTGTTGGATGCGGTGGACGGGCTGGTGGATGGCGGGACCTTGCCCCCTTCCCCTCCGTCCACATTGGTGGCCGTGACCTTTCACGAAGAAGGATTTTCCTGGAAAGTTCTGCGTCAAGGCGCGGTGTCCGCGGAAACGCTCGCCCTGTTTTTTCAGGGCGAAAACGTCGCCGCGACAATGGAGGACCTTTGA